From the Pedobacter cryoconitis genome, one window contains:
- a CDS encoding response regulator transcription factor produces the protein MSLKVLYVEDEPFLSHIVSDGLKSSGYTVQVVGDGNLVMDAYLSLKPDICILDIMLPSKDGYTLAKELRASQPDLPIIFLSAKLLPADVVKGFKSGGNDYLKKPFSMEELLVRMEALLQRFGKDIIGETVENNKIYSFANCQLDTVLQKLSTSSGEHSLSFKECALLEMMILRKNDVLERQEALIKIWGDDNYYNTRSMDVFMTHLRKLLKDEPGIQIMNLRSIGYKLIC, from the coding sequence ATGAGTTTAAAAGTATTGTATGTAGAGGATGAGCCTTTTTTATCTCACATTGTTAGCGACGGGCTAAAAAGCAGTGGTTACACAGTTCAGGTTGTTGGGGATGGCAACCTGGTGATGGATGCTTATCTTTCTTTAAAACCTGATATCTGCATTTTGGATATCATGCTGCCTTCAAAAGACGGCTATACACTGGCAAAGGAACTCAGGGCCAGTCAGCCAGATCTGCCTATTATCTTTTTGAGTGCAAAATTACTTCCGGCAGATGTGGTCAAAGGCTTTAAATCGGGTGGTAATGACTACCTCAAAAAACCGTTCAGCATGGAGGAGCTTCTGGTCAGAATGGAAGCCTTACTACAGCGTTTCGGGAAAGATATAATCGGTGAAACGGTTGAAAATAATAAAATTTATTCCTTTGCAAATTGCCAGCTGGATACCGTTTTGCAGAAGCTTAGTACCTCATCTGGTGAGCATTCCCTATCCTTTAAAGAATGCGCCTTACTGGAGATGATGATCCTGCGCAAAAATGATGTATTGGAACGTCAGGAGGCACTGATCAAAATCTGGGGAGACGACAATTATTACAATACCAGAAGTATGGATGTATTTATGACCCATTTAAGGAAATTGCTGAAAGATGAGCCCGGTATTCAAATCATGAATTTAAGAAGTATTGGTTATAAATTGATCTGTTAA